One window from the genome of Micromonospora aurantiaca ATCC 27029 encodes:
- a CDS encoding cupin domain-containing protein codes for MRRYVSDTAELTDEYGIRIGRWTQYRDLGPLPFDAMWCVIPPGGSSSEDVHPEVEFAVVTRGTAIYEAGGEKVEVPTGGVILLEPEQSHVIHNPSPEQPLTILSIYWMPRPDDAAQAGADDGAGRD; via the coding sequence ATGCGAAGGTACGTCAGCGACACCGCCGAACTCACCGACGAGTACGGCATCCGGATCGGCCGCTGGACGCAGTACCGCGATCTCGGCCCGTTGCCGTTCGACGCCATGTGGTGCGTGATCCCGCCCGGTGGCAGCAGCAGCGAGGACGTCCACCCCGAGGTCGAGTTCGCCGTGGTGACCCGCGGCACGGCCATCTACGAGGCGGGCGGCGAGAAGGTCGAGGTGCCGACCGGTGGCGTGATCCTGCTCGAACCCGAGCAGAGCCACGTCATCCACAACCCCTCGCCGGAGCAGCCGCTCACCATCCTCAGCATCTACTGGATGCCCCGGCCCGACGACGCGGCGCAGGCCGGCGCGGACGACGGAGCCGGCCGTGACTGA